The Polyangium aurulentum genomic interval GGGCGGACACCACCTCGCGCAAACCGACCCCTCGCGACGCGAGCCCCACGAGCAGGTGGTAGATCACGTCGGCGGCTTCGCTGGCCACGCGCTCGCTGGATTCGCCCTCGATCGCGCGAGCGAGCTCGTCGGCTTCTTCGCGGATCTTGGCGCCGATCTTCGGCGCGCCCGCGTCGAGGAGCGAGCGCGTGTAGCTTTTCTGCGCGGGAGCGTTCTTGCGGGCCTCGATCTCGCGCTCGAGCGTCTCGAGGAACGCAGCCGCCGGAGCTCCCGACTCCTCCGCGGTTCCGTCTTCGCGCACGTTGCGGAAGAAGCAGGAAACCTGGCCCGTGTGACAGGTGGGGCCCACGGGGTCGACGAGCATGAGCAGCGCGTCCGCGTCGCAGTCGGCGACGATCGCCGTCACGCGCAGCGTGTTGCCGCTCGTCGCGCCCTTCTCCCAGAGCTCCTGTCGCGATCGGCTGAAGAACGTCGCGCGCCCGGTCTCGATCGTGCGCGCGAGCGACTCACGGCTCACGTACGCCATCATGCGCACCTGGCCGGTGAGGCGGTCTTGCACGATGGCGGGGATGAGCCCGCCGTCGCCCCACGCGAGCTGCACGGCCTAGCCTTCCGCCGCGGGAGGCTCGGAGGAGCGCTTGTCGTCGTCCTTCTTCGAGATGCTCGTCGGCACCTCGTCCGCCTCGTCGACGACGGGCGTCTTCGGCGCGGCCTTCTTGGCGACGGCGGGCTTCTTCTTGGACTTCTTCGGCGCCTCGTCCTCGTCCTCGTCCGCGGCCCTCTTCGCCCGGGCCTTCGGCGCCTCGTCTGCATCGTCGTCCTCGTCCTCGTCGGCGACGTTGCTCGCGGGTTTGTCCGCGTCCTCGGGGTTCGTCAGCTCGGGCGGCAGGGGGATCGCCATGGCCGCCTCGGGGTGCGCGAGCGCCGCCTGGTAGTAGACCGCGAACGCGATCGCGGCTCCGACGCCCGTGCCGAGCGCCACCGCCTGCGAGGTCGAGAGCTGGATCGTCGGCGCCACGCCGAACGACTCGGGCTTGAGCGCGAAGAAGAGCACCACGGGCGGCACGAAGGCGAGCACCTGGGTCACGCGCCGCACGGTGACGTTCTCGACCATCTTCGAGATGCCGAACGCGTAGCCGAGCGAGAAGAGCGCGAGCGCGCCGGGAAGCAGCCAGTGCTCGGGCAACGAGGGCGGCATCCAGCCACGCTCGTCGTCGGCCCGCAGCATCTCGAGCAGGAAGCGGCAAACGCCGTAGCCGAAGGTGAAGATCAGGAAGATTTGACCACGAAACTTCTGGTGGCGCCGCGAGACGAGCAGCACGGCCAGGAGCCCCGCGCCGACGAGGGATTCGTAGATCTGCGTCGGGTGGACCGGCTTCGACGCCGTGTCCTGCAGGGTGACGAGGCCCTTGTCGAGGTGCTGCTTGAACGCGGGCGAGCCCACGCTGTTCTGGATGAGATCATCGGGCCAGTGCGGGAAGGTGCCGAGCTTCTGCAGCCACGCGGGCGCCGTCTGCGAGAGCGGCTTGCCGAAGTCGCAGCCGAACAGGTAGCAGCCGACGCGCGTGATCATCAGGCCCGAGGCCAGGCTGGGCACGGCCACGTCGGCCCACGGCAAGAGCGGGATCCGGTTTGCCCGCAGGTACAGGAGCGAGCCCACGAACCCGCCGAGGAAGCCGCCGTACGCCACGAGCCCGCCCTTGCGCACGTCGAGCATCGCGCGCAGCGAGTCGAACTCGTTCAAGTTCGTCACGATGTACAGGATGCGCGAGCCGATGACGGCGGCGATGGCCGTGACGACGTAGTTGTTCGCCATCAGCTCCTTCGGCAGCCCATCCCGCTCGGCGAGGCCGAGCGTGAGATACCAGCCGACGACGAGCGACAGGCCGAGCATCACGCCGTAGCTGTAGATGGGCAGCGGCCCGAGCTGCGGCGCCTCTCCCTTGAAGTAGAACGCGGCCCCGACGAGCGCCGCGCCGATCCCGCCCGCCACCAGCGCGCCGACGCGGCTCTTCGTGACGAGCTGCCAGACGGCCACGATCGCCGCGATCCCCGCTGCCGCGAGCAGGACCCAGAACAGGGGCAGCGCGATCGGCGGGAGCGGGATGCGGAACAAGATAGGATGCATGGCGGCCTCTCCCTTACGCTTGCCCCAGAGGCCGGGCAAGCATCGCGCGCGCCTCTCCGCGCCCCGTCAAGCGCCCGCCGCCGGTCGTCCGGCTGACCGCCTCTCCTCTTCGGCCCCGAGCGCTGCTACCATGAACGCGTGCTCCGACGAGCGTTCAACGCGAGCGCGGCCCTTTTCCTCGGCGCGCTCGCCCTCGCGTCGTGCGTGCCGGAGGGTCCGCCCACGGCAGACCGCGCGCCCCCTGCCGCGTCTCCCCGAGCTTCCAAGCCCGCGCCTGCTGCGCCGAACGCAGCCGTCACGGCGAGCGGCCCGCTCATCACCGCGCCCTTCGAGGACAACTTCGAGCGCAAGGAATTGGGCGAAGACTGGAACGCGCTCGGGCCCGCCTGGCGCATCGAGAACGGCCGCCTGTGCGCGCGCGGCGCGAGGAACCGAGGCATCTGGCTGCGCCGGCGCCTGCCCGTGAACGCGCGCATCGAGCTCGACGCCTACGCCGAGAGCCCGACCGGCGACCTGAAGATCGAGATCTGGGGCGACGGTCAGAGCGGCGCGACGGGCACGTCGTACACGAACGCGACGAGCTACATCGCGATCCTGGGCGGCTGGAAGAACACGAAGCACGTCCTCGCGCGGCTGAACGAGCACGGCGAGGACAGGCTCGAGCTCGACGTCGATCCGAAGAGCGACGACGAGCGCGAGCGCCCGGTCGCGGCCGGGCAGGCCTACCGTTTCCGCGTCGAGCGCGGGGACGAAAGGACCGTGGTCTGGTCGGTGAACGGCGAGGAGTACTTCGAGCTGCGCGACGACGAGCCGCTCGCGGGGGCTGGGCACGAGCACCTCGGCTTCAACGACTGGGAGGCCCCTGTGTGCTTCGACAACCTCAAGATCACGCCGCTCTGATCGCATGGACCACGGCGAGGTCGAACGCGCGCTCGAGGATCTGGAGACCCGCCTGGAGCGGCTGCGGGCGCTCTACGAGCAGTACTTCATGGGCATCGAGAAGCTCGAGCCCCTCGTGCCGCGCAAGGAGCTCGAGCGGCGGATCCAGCTCCTGCGCCGCGAGCAGGTACGCAACACGGCCCTGCGCTTCAAGTTCCAGACGATCATCCAGCGCTACAACAGCTTCCAGCAGTACTGGGGGCGCATCGCGCGCGAGATCGAGAACGGCACCTACCAGCGCGACGTCCTGCGCGCGGCGGCGCGGTTTGGCGCGCAAAACGCCCTGACCATCGTCGGCAAGAAGCGCGCAGAAAAGTACATGCGGCTCGCTGCCGCGCAGGAGGCGCGCCGCAATCGGCGAGAGGGCTACACGCTCGACGAGGAGGTGCTCGACGAAGATCTGCTCGTCGAGGACGACGACGCGGACGAGGTCGAGGTGACGCCCGACCCGCCATCTCCCGTCGCGAAGGCGCCGCCGCCGCCGCCGCTGACAGCGACCTCGAAGGGCCCGCCGCCGCCGCCGCCGCCGCCGCTGACGGCGACCTCGAAGGGCCCGCCGCCACCGCCGCCGTCGTCGCTGACAGCGACCTCGAAGGGACCGCCGCCGCCGCCGCTGACGGCGACCTCGAAAGGACCGCCGCCGCCGCCGCCGCCGCTGACGGCGACCTCGAAGGGTCCGCCGGCTCCTCCACCACCACCTCCGCTCGCGAAGCCGGCCATGCCGCCGCCGCCGCCGCCTGCGGGCGCGAAGCCGCCTCCGCCACCGCCGCCACCTCCGCCGCCTCCGACGGGCGTGAAGCTCGTCGAGCCCGCGCCCGCGCCCGCGCCCGCGCGCAAGCCCGAACCGATGCGCTCGATCCTGACCGTGCGCAAGCCGATCGAGGCGACCGTCTCGACCAAGCCTGCCGAGCCTGCCGAAGCCTCACCGCCCGCAGCAAACCGCGCCGCGCCGCCTGCGGATCCAGCTGCGGCCAAGCGGCGCGTCGCAGAGCTGGCGGCCCAGGGCAAACCAGGCAAGGACCAGCCTGCGGGCCCGGCATCCGCGCGGCCGCTGGATCTCGACCTCGACCTCGACGCGCGCGGACCGAAGAGCGGCTCGTCGTCGCGCAGAAAGTCCTCGGCGCCTCCGCCGCGCAACGCCTCGAGCAGCCGCATGCGCGCCGTGCGCGTCACGACGCTCCCCGACGACGCCTCGTCGCCGCCGAGCGCGTCGACCCCTTCCTCCTCGCGTCGCAAGAGCAGCCGCGGGATGCGTGCCGTCGCAACGCCGCCGCCTCCTCCTCCGCTCGCAGAGAACGATCCGCCGCCTCCGAACGATCCGCCCCCTCCCGCTGCGCCCGCCCCGCGTGCAGCCGCTCCTGCGCGGCCTCGCCCCGCGGCGAGCGGCGGCGACGAGAGCCTGTCCGACGCGCGGATCCGGCAGATCTACGCGCAGTACGTCGAGGCCAAGCGCGCCGCGAAGGAGTCGACCGCGGGCGTGACCTACGAGAACCTCGCGCAGCAGCTCCGGACGCAAGCGGAGAAGCTCAAGGCTTCACACCCGCACAAGTCCGTCGACTACAACGTGGTCATGAAGGACGGCAAACCGACCCTGAAGCCGATCCTGCGCTAGCAGGACAGACCGAGGCAGCGCCGCGTGGTCTCACGCGCAGCGCTGCAGGGGCATGTTCTTCAGGGAAGGCTCAGTGATGTGCTGCGCCCCGCGAGGGCGCCGGCGCTCTGCGGATGCTCGGCATCGAGAGGACCGAGTCGTCCTCGCAGAACAGGATGGCGCACGCCGTGCAGTCGGCAGCGCGCATCCTGCTGCATAGCTCTCCAAGGTCTTCGTCGCTGTCGACCACATCCGCCTCGTGGGGCTGCGAAGTCCCGGGCTCGTATTGGATGTTGTCCAGCGCGACCCACCGCCCGCGATACGCGTCAGAGCGGCACATTTCGACCCACGTCATGTGCGTGGTTCCACGGCGTCTACTGCCCATTGCCAGTGAACGACCTTCTCCCCCACACCTTCGAGCCCCGAGTCACGCGACGGCTGAAACGACAGTCAAGAATGCAACGCGAGGCTGCGACGTGCTCGCCGGGCTCGCCCATGACGGGGTCCACCGACGAAGCTTCATCGCTGGAGACCCATCTAGCACCCGCGTCGAACGCGCGTCAAGCGCGTCAAAACGCGGCGACGGGGCAACCTCTTCCCGCAATTCGGCCCGTCATTTGCAGCTTGCAGGCAGGCTGTTCTTCGCCGCCGACTCGCCGATGCTCGCCGCCGCCTGGGCCGCTCCCTTGGCGGCGCAGCCCTTCGCCTTCACCTCGCGCTGCGCCGACCCGCCGATCGCGCTGCGCGCCGCGGCCTGCTTCGGGCCGGAGCAGCTTCGGTACTGGTTGACTGCCATGACCGTGTTGCCTCCCAGCGCGAGCTGCATGGCCGCGTCGCACGCCGCCGCTGCCTTGGGATCGACCGCCGGCTTCGTCGTGCCCGAGCCCGAGCCCGAGCCCGCCTGCGTCCCTCCGGCTGCGGTCGGTTGCGACGTGGGCGCTGCGGACGGGCTCGTCGCCGTCGACGTGTCCACGGTGGGCGGCGGATCCGATGCGACCTTGGTCTCGGTCGGCGCCGACGACGGCAGGATGATCGGGTTCGCGTCCTTGTCGGTGCTGCTGCCTCCGCTCTTCAGCGCGACGATCGTCCCGACGAGGCCGAGCACGCCGAGCACGGCGATGCCAGCGATGAGCGGCGTCTTGCTGTTGTTCGGCCTCGATGCAGCGGGCGGCGGCGCGGGGAAGACCTGTCCTCCGCCCGTCGGGACCGAGGCGTGCGGCATGGCGTGCACCGGCCCTGGCGTCATGCCCATCGACGCGCCGTGCTGCCCCGAGTCGAGCATCGTGCGGCCCGCAGGCGCCTGCGGCGCTCCGGAAGGCGGGACGAAGATCGGCTCGCCGAGCTGCGTGCCGCCGGGACGCGAGGGCATCGAACCGCTCGGCATGGGCGTGTTGTGCATGCTCGGGTAGCCCTGCATCATCCCCGTGCCCGTGCCTTGTCCGACCTGCTGCGCGGCCATCGGCGAGCCCCCGAAGATCGAGGCGCGCGGCGCGCCGACGGTGAGGTCCTCGTGGAACTCGCGCACCGTGCCCTGACGCTTGAGCTTGTCCTTCTCGAGCGCGCGCATGATCGCGCTCTTCATCTTGTGCGGCACCTGCGCGCCGAAGGTCGAGACCTCGAAGGGCGAGGGCTGCGCGGTGAGGTGCTGCGTCGCCCAGGCCCAGGGCGTGTCTGCATCGAAGGGCAGCTTGCCGGTGAGCATCTCGTACGCGACGACGGCGAGCGAGTAGATGTCGCTACGCGCGTCGAGCTCCTGCCCGCGGAACTGCTCGGGGCTCATGTACGGCGGCGTTCCGAGCACCGTGCCTTGCTGCGTGAGCTTCTGCTCCTTCGAGTCGGGGCGCTCGGAGCGCTTGGCGATGCCGAAGTCGAGGACCTTGACGTAGTCCTCTTCGCCCGCGCGCCTCGTGAGGAAGATGTTCGCGGGCTTGAGATCGCGGTGAACGATCCCCTTGTCGTGCGCCTCCTGCAGCGAGCCGCAGACCTGCGCGAGGATGCGATCGACGCGCTCGGGCGACATGGCCCTGCCCTGCGCGATCTCGTTCGCGATCGCGTCCTCGAGCGACGTGCCGTTGAGCAGCTCCATCGCGATGTACAGCTCGCCGGTGTCGGTTTGCCCGAAGTCGTAGACCTTGATCGTGTTCGGGTGCTCGAGCTCGGCGACGGTGCCGCACTCGCGCATGAAGCGCGCGAGGACCTGCGGATCCTTCGCGTACTGCGCGAGGAGCGTCTTGACCGCCACCTTGCGCACGGTGGTGCCCATCTGCTGCTCGGCCGTGTAGACGCGCCCCATCCCGCCCTCGCCGAGGATGCCGGTGATGCGGTAGCGTCCGCCGACGATCGCGCCGATCAGCGGATCTTGCTCGGAGGCGACAGCGGGCAGTGGCGCGCCGCATTTGGCGCAGAAGCGCGCGCCATCGATGTTCGGGTGGTGACAGGCGGGACACTCCATGATGCGTTCGACCCTCTACCCCAAGTCTCCGGGCGCTGCTTTCTCTTCGACCCGCGCGGGCTGCGCGTGACGCTGTGCGGCGGTACGCGCACGCTCTCGTTGCGGGCGCAGGATCGCGCGAGGCGCGCGCCGGGCGCAAGAAGTTGCCGAAGCGCGCGTGCGCCCTGGCTGTCTGCCGCCGCGATCCTGCACGATCGAGCCTGGCGTCCCGGGGGGCCGAGCGTCCCGAAGCACAAAAACCCCTCCGGGAAAGCCTTGGTGCCGCGCGCCAAACACAAATCCGACTCGCCCTGCTTGACATGTCAATTGCAAGGGGCTAAGAGCCTGCTCCCCTTTGCCGGGACCCGTCTGTCTTCGAGCGGCTGGGTCGAGCGACCACGCCGGTTCGGGGAGAGTCGGAATCGCTGGCGTAGCTCAACCGGTAGAGCACCTGCCTTGTAAGCAGGGGGTTAGGGGTTCAAGTCCCCTCGTCAGCTCCGCCGGTTGATCGCGAAAAGACAGAGGACAGCGGTCGAGGTAAGAGGTAAAGAGGGAACGAAGTAGCGCGCAAGCAGTAGAGACAAACGGAGGGTTGCCCGAGCGGCCAAAGGGAGCAGACTGTAAATCTGCCGGCTTATGCCTTCGATGGTTCGAATCCATCACCCTCCACCAGAGCGTCACCCGACGCTCTGAGCAGCGGAGCCGGTTGAACGGCACGTAGATAGAACTGACGGAGGGAGACCTTCATCGGGGACATCATCTGCGGGCGTAGCTCAGTTGGTAGAGCGTCAGCCTTCCAAGCTGAACGTCGCCGGTTCGAACCCGGTCGCCCGCTCCGCCGTATCGGCTCCATTGCCCACCTAGCTCAGTTGGTAGAGCACGTCCTTGGTAAGGACGAGGTCGTCGGTTCAATCCCGATGGTGGGCTCCAGCGAAAGCATACAAACCGCGAAATCTCGCGCTCGTCGAACCGCCAGGAGACAGAACGATGGCCAAGGAGAAATTCAACCGAACCAAGCCTCACGTGAACGTCGGCACGATCGGCCACATCGATCACGGCAAGACGACGCTCACGGCGGCCATCGTCAAGGTCCAGTCCAAGCAGAAGCTCGCGAAGGCGATCAGCTACGCGGACATCGCGAAGGGCGGGACGGTCCGTGACGACAGCAAGACGGTGACGATCGCGGCTGCGCACGTGGAGTACGAGTCGCCGAAGCGCCACTACGCGCACGTCGACTGCCCCGGGCACGCCGACTACATCAAGAACATGATCACGGGCGCTGCGCAGATGGACGGCGCGATCCTCGTGGTCAGCTCGCTCGACAGCGTCATGCCGCAGACCCGCGAGCACGTGCTCCTCGCGCGCCAGGTCGGCCTGAACCACCTCGTGGTGTTCCTCAACAAGTGTGACGCCGTGGACGACCCCGAGATGCTCGACCTCGTCGAGATGGAGGTCCGCGAGCTCCTCAACAAGTACAAGTTCGACGGCGACAACGCGCCCGTCGTTCGCGGTGCCTCGCTGCCTGCGCTGCAGGGCGACGCGAAATGGGAAGCGAAGATCGGCGAGCTGCTCGACGCTCTCGACAGCTACATCCCGGAGCCGGTGCGTGACGTCGACAAGCCCTTCCTGATGGCGATCGAGGACGTGTTCTCGATCAAGGGCCGCGGCACGGTGGCCACGGGCCGCATCGAGCGTGGCGTGATCAAGGTCGGCGAGGAGGTCGAGATCATCGGCTTCAAGGACACCAAGAAGTCGGTCGTGACCGGCGTCGAGATGTTCCGCAAGCTGCTCGACCAGGGCCAGGCGGGCGACAACGTCGGTTGCCTCCTGCGCGGTGTCGAGAAGGACGAGATCGAGCGCGGGCAGGTGCTCGCGAAGCCGGGTTCGATCAAGCCCTTCAAGAAGTTCCTGGGCGAGGTCTACGTCCTCAAGAAGGAGGAGGGCGGCCGTCACACGCCGTTCTTCACCAACTACCGTCCGCAGTTCTACATCCGGACGACGGACGTGACGGGCACCGTCAACCTCCCCGAGGGAGTGAAGATGGTGATGCCGGGCGACAACATCACGATGACGATCGAGCTCATCGCGCCTGTCGCGCTCGAGGAGCAGATGCGCTTCGCGATCCGCGAGGGCGGCAAGACCGTCGGCGCCGGGATCGTCACGAAGATCCTCGAGTAACGAGCAACCGATGACGGAGCAGGCCGGTGGTCGGCGGACACGGGTCCCAGTCTCGCTGGCCTGCACCGAGTGCAAGGCGAGGAACTACAAGACGACCAAGGCTCCCGAGGACTACGTCGAACTGAAGAAGTTCTGCAAGCAGTGCAAGAAGCACACGCTGCATCGGGAGACGAAGTAGTCGAACCGCGCGGCCTGCGGCGCAAGCCGTGGAAGGCGCGGCCGCTAGGGGTATAGCTCAGTTGGTAGAGCAGCGGATTCCAAATCCGCAGGTCGGGAGTTCGAGCCTCTCTGCCCCTGCCCAGGACCTCCGGAGACCGTCGATGACGGCGTCCGGTGACCCTTCGCGATAGCGACCCGCTCGAACGGGACGCAACTGTCGGCGTCGCTCCCACGGAGCGGCGCCGATGTGCTCGGAACCAACGGCGATGGCAGCACAAAGAGACAAAGACGAGGCGCGGAAGTCCGGCAAGAAGGCCGCCGCGCCGGAGACCGCGCAGGACGAGGCAGGTGAATCCTCGCTCGTTGTGCGGGAGCCGGACGACCTCGCCGAGCCTCCTGCGGAGGGTGCTGCCGATCCGGACGCGACCGAAGAGGAGTCCGAAGAGGAAGCCGCGGCGCGCCAGCTCGGGACCGACCGCTATGTGATGGCGGGGTTCTTCGCGGCCGGCATCATCGGTGCGTACGTGCTCGGTCGTGCTCTTCACGGGATCTGGGCCGAGCTGTCGAACAAGGACTGGTTCAGCCGTGCGGTCCCCGCGTTCGCGGCGGTCTCCGACGACGACAAGTCGACCTACGCGACCGTGCTCGCAGGCCTCATCGCGGTCGTCGTCACGCTTCGCACCTATCGTCGCCCCGACGTGCGCGTGTGGACCGATGACGTCGCGTCCGAGCTGATGAAGGTCAAGTGGCCGACCAAGAAAGAGGTCTCGAACTCCACCATGGTGGTGATCGCAGCGAGCGCTGCGGCCACCATCTACCTTGCGTTGCTCGATCGGCTGTGGTCGTTCGTGACGGGCATCGTCTACGGCACTGGTAGCTAGGCGGTTCGGGAACACGCGCCATGGCGAAGAAGTGGTACGTCATCCATACCTACTCGGGCTACGAGGCGAAGGTGCGCGATGCGCTCCAGCAGCGGGCCAAGCAGCACAACCTCGAGGACAAGATCGGCGAGATCCTGATCCCGAGCGAAACCGTCACGGAGACGCGGCCGGGCGGTAAGCAGCGCGTTCGCCAGAAGCTCAGCCTGCCTGGCTACATCTTCGTCGAGATGGAGATGAGCGAGACGGTCTGGCACCTCGTCAAGGACACGCCGAAGGTGACGGGCTTCATCGGCAACCAGACGCCGCAAGAGGTGCCGAGCCCGCAGATCGAGAGCCTGCGACGTGGCATCGTCGAGGGCGCGGTGAAGCCGAAGCCGAAGCTCACCTTCGAGGTCGGCGAAGAGGTCCGCGTGCTCGACGGCGCGTTCGCCAACTTCACGGGCACCGTCGACGACGTGAAGATGGACAAGCAGAAGCTGAAGGTGAAGGTCTCGATCTTCGGCCGGCCGACCAGCGTAGAGCTCGATTTCTCGGCGGTGGAGAAGCGCTGAGCGTCGCTCCGAGCGGTCGGATCAACGGATTTTGCAGCATACGAACGGGTAACTAGCAATGGCGAAGAAGATCACCGGGTACGTCAAGCTCCAGCTTCCCGCGGGGAAGGCCAACCCCTCGCCGCCGGTCGGGCCTGCGCTCGGCCAGCATGGCGTGAACATCATGGCGTTCTGCAAGGACTTCAACTCGCGGACGGCGTCGCAGGGCGACATGATCATCCCGGTGGTGATCACGGTCTTCTCGGATCGCTCGTTCACGTTCATCTTGAAGACGCCGCCCGCGTCGGTCCTCCTGAAGAAGGCCGCGGGACTGGAGACCAAGAAGAAGCCTGGCTCGGGCTCGAAGGAGCCCAACAAGACCAAGGTCGGTCAGGTGACGCGCAAGCAACTGCAGGAGCTGGCGCAGCTCAAGATGCAGGATATGAACACGACGAACCTCGAGTCCGCGATGCGCAGCATGGCGGGCACGGCGCGCTCGATGGGCATCACCATCGTCGACTGACAGGTTCGTCCGGACGCGCGGCGGCTGCCTTTGTCAGGGCTTGCCGCCGCATGCGTCCCGTGCCGCTGCGCGGTGAAGGCGCGTGGTGGCGCAGAGGAGCACCCCCCGTGATGGGAGGAAGCACCACGGTTGAACGGCGCACCGTGGGAGGCGAAAGCCGCTAAACAGGAGGGCAGATGCCGAAAGTCGCCAAGAAACGCGCTGCGGCCCAGGCCATGGTGGACCGCACGCGCAAATACACGCTCGCAGAAGCGTGTGCGCTCGTAAAGCAAGCCGCATCGGCGAAGTTCGACGAGACCGTCGACATTGCCGTTCGGCTCGGTGTGAACCCGCGTCATGCCGATCAGATGGTCCGCGGTGCCGTGGTCCTGCCGCATGGAACGGGTCAGACGGTCCGCGTCCTCGTCTTCGCCAAGGGCGAAAAGGCGAGGGAGGCGGAGGCGGCTGGCGCGGATTTCGTGGGCGAGGCTGACCTGGTGAACAAGATCCAGGAAGGCTTCATGGACTTCGACCGCGTGATCGCCACGCCCGACATGATGGGTCTGGTCGGTAAGCTCGGCCGTGTTCTCGGTCCTCGGGGCCTCATGCCGAACCCGAAGGTCGGTACCGTCACCTTCGATCTGAAGACGGCGGTGTCCGAGG includes:
- the nusG gene encoding transcription termination/antitermination protein NusG, whose amino-acid sequence is MAKKWYVIHTYSGYEAKVRDALQQRAKQHNLEDKIGEILIPSETVTETRPGGKQRVRQKLSLPGYIFVEMEMSETVWHLVKDTPKVTGFIGNQTPQEVPSPQIESLRRGIVEGAVKPKPKLTFEVGEEVRVLDGAFANFTGTVDDVKMDKQKLKVKVSIFGRPTSVELDFSAVEKR
- a CDS encoding prolipoprotein diacylglyceryl transferase: MHPILFRIPLPPIALPLFWVLLAAAGIAAIVAVWQLVTKSRVGALVAGGIGAALVGAAFYFKGEAPQLGPLPIYSYGVMLGLSLVVGWYLTLGLAERDGLPKELMANNYVVTAIAAVIGSRILYIVTNLNEFDSLRAMLDVRKGGLVAYGGFLGGFVGSLLYLRANRIPLLPWADVAVPSLASGLMITRVGCYLFGCDFGKPLSQTAPAWLQKLGTFPHWPDDLIQNSVGSPAFKQHLDKGLVTLQDTASKPVHPTQIYESLVGAGLLAVLLVSRRHQKFRGQIFLIFTFGYGVCRFLLEMLRADDERGWMPPSLPEHWLLPGALALFSLGYAFGISKMVENVTVRRVTQVLAFVPPVVLFFALKPESFGVAPTIQLSTSQAVALGTGVGAAIAFAVYYQAALAHPEAAMAIPLPPELTNPEDADKPASNVADEDEDDDADEAPKARAKRAADEDEDEAPKKSKKKPAVAKKAAPKTPVVDEADEVPTSISKKDDDKRSSEPPAAEG
- the secE gene encoding preprotein translocase subunit SecE codes for the protein MAAQRDKDEARKSGKKAAAPETAQDEAGESSLVVREPDDLAEPPAEGAADPDATEEESEEEAAARQLGTDRYVMAGFFAAGIIGAYVLGRALHGIWAELSNKDWFSRAVPAFAAVSDDDKSTYATVLAGLIAVVVTLRTYRRPDVRVWTDDVASELMKVKWPTKKEVSNSTMVVIAASAAATIYLALLDRLWSFVTGIVYGTGS
- the rplA gene encoding 50S ribosomal protein L1 — its product is MPKVAKKRAAAQAMVDRTRKYTLAEACALVKQAASAKFDETVDIAVRLGVNPRHADQMVRGAVVLPHGTGQTVRVLVFAKGEKAREAEAAGADFVGEADLVNKIQEGFMDFDRVIATPDMMGLVGKLGRVLGPRGLMPNPKVGTVTFDLKTAVSEAKAGKVEYRVEKAGIVHARIGKASFKEDALATNADALIQALIRAKPSTAKGVYLRSITMSSTMGPGVRIDPVHLSGKAEEA
- a CDS encoding MXAN_5187 C-terminal domain-containing protein, translated to MDHGEVERALEDLETRLERLRALYEQYFMGIEKLEPLVPRKELERRIQLLRREQVRNTALRFKFQTIIQRYNSFQQYWGRIAREIENGTYQRDVLRAAARFGAQNALTIVGKKRAEKYMRLAAAQEARRNRREGYTLDEEVLDEDLLVEDDDADEVEVTPDPPSPVAKAPPPPPLTATSKGPPPPPPPPLTATSKGPPPPPPSSLTATSKGPPPPPLTATSKGPPPPPPPLTATSKGPPAPPPPPPLAKPAMPPPPPPAGAKPPPPPPPPPPPPTGVKLVEPAPAPAPARKPEPMRSILTVRKPIEATVSTKPAEPAEASPPAANRAAPPADPAAAKRRVAELAAQGKPGKDQPAGPASARPLDLDLDLDARGPKSGSSSRRKSSAPPPRNASSSRMRAVRVTTLPDDASSPPSASTPSSSRRKSSRGMRAVATPPPPPPLAENDPPPPNDPPPPAAPAPRAAAPARPRPAASGGDESLSDARIRQIYAQYVEAKRAAKESTAGVTYENLAQQLRTQAEKLKASHPHKSVDYNVVMKDGKPTLKPILR
- the rpmG gene encoding 50S ribosomal protein L33, whose product is MTEQAGGRRTRVPVSLACTECKARNYKTTKAPEDYVELKKFCKQCKKHTLHRETK
- the hisIE gene encoding bifunctional phosphoribosyl-AMP cyclohydrolase/phosphoribosyl-ATP diphosphatase HisIE yields the protein MQLAWGDGGLIPAIVQDRLTGQVRMMAYVSRESLARTIETGRATFFSRSRQELWEKGATSGNTLRVTAIVADCDADALLMLVDPVGPTCHTGQVSCFFRNVREDGTAEESGAPAAAFLETLEREIEARKNAPAQKSYTRSLLDAGAPKIGAKIREEADELARAIEGESSERVASEAADVIYHLLVGLASRGVGLREVVSALAARAGTSGHEEKARRKGG
- a CDS encoding serine/threonine-protein kinase, whose translation is MECPACHHPNIDGARFCAKCGAPLPAVASEQDPLIGAIVGGRYRITGILGEGGMGRVYTAEQQMGTTVRKVAVKTLLAQYAKDPQVLARFMRECGTVAELEHPNTIKVYDFGQTDTGELYIAMELLNGTSLEDAIANEIAQGRAMSPERVDRILAQVCGSLQEAHDKGIVHRDLKPANIFLTRRAGEEDYVKVLDFGIAKRSERPDSKEQKLTQQGTVLGTPPYMSPEQFRGQELDARSDIYSLAVVAYEMLTGKLPFDADTPWAWATQHLTAQPSPFEVSTFGAQVPHKMKSAIMRALEKDKLKRQGTVREFHEDLTVGAPRASIFGGSPMAAQQVGQGTGTGMMQGYPSMHNTPMPSGSMPSRPGGTQLGEPIFVPPSGAPQAPAGRTMLDSGQHGASMGMTPGPVHAMPHASVPTGGGQVFPAPPPAASRPNNSKTPLIAGIAVLGVLGLVGTIVALKSGGSSTDKDANPIILPSSAPTETKVASDPPPTVDTSTATSPSAAPTSQPTAAGGTQAGSGSGSGTTKPAVDPKAAAACDAAMQLALGGNTVMAVNQYRSCSGPKQAAARSAIGGSAQREVKAKGCAAKGAAQAAASIGESAAKNSLPASCK
- the rplK gene encoding 50S ribosomal protein L11, producing MAKKITGYVKLQLPAGKANPSPPVGPALGQHGVNIMAFCKDFNSRTASQGDMIIPVVITVFSDRSFTFILKTPPASVLLKKAAGLETKKKPGSGSKEPNKTKVGQVTRKQLQELAQLKMQDMNTTNLESAMRSMAGTARSMGITIVD
- the tuf gene encoding elongation factor Tu, coding for MAKEKFNRTKPHVNVGTIGHIDHGKTTLTAAIVKVQSKQKLAKAISYADIAKGGTVRDDSKTVTIAAAHVEYESPKRHYAHVDCPGHADYIKNMITGAAQMDGAILVVSSLDSVMPQTREHVLLARQVGLNHLVVFLNKCDAVDDPEMLDLVEMEVRELLNKYKFDGDNAPVVRGASLPALQGDAKWEAKIGELLDALDSYIPEPVRDVDKPFLMAIEDVFSIKGRGTVATGRIERGVIKVGEEVEIIGFKDTKKSVVTGVEMFRKLLDQGQAGDNVGCLLRGVEKDEIERGQVLAKPGSIKPFKKFLGEVYVLKKEEGGRHTPFFTNYRPQFYIRTTDVTGTVNLPEGVKMVMPGDNITMTIELIAPVALEEQMRFAIREGGKTVGAGIVTKILE